A window of Schistocerca cancellata isolate TAMUIC-IGC-003103 chromosome 1, iqSchCanc2.1, whole genome shotgun sequence genomic DNA:
TGTTTCAGTCAGTGCTTCCACTGAGGACTTTACCTTTCTGAGCGAACTGGAATAGTTTTCACTCAGCTGTGAGATGTCAATTTATGGACTACTTAAAAGAGAGAGAATGTTGTACTGAGCACttgtccctccagtactactttccAGTGAAGTCTTTGGCAGAGGAAGAAGCAGGGCCAGTTGGATGGTAGTCAATGCCTTGCAGGATGATTGTATGTTCTGCTGACTAATATTTCCTGTTACATAGAAGTTCTACTTGGAGAAACATTTCTTTGATTATTTATAATCTAAATGCCGTTCTTGTCTAGTGTGACATACAGAACATTAACCTGTGAGACAGACTGTGTTTGAAAACCAGATAGAATCAGAGTGCTGGATTAATGACATTTTGTTTGATACCTTGTAACTTTGACCACACATAATTAAACAGATTTTAGTCTAATTGTATATTCACACTTCAGAAAAAAACATAAATGCAGTTGAAAGACAGCTTATTGGCTGCAGAATTACattgtattttttctgttaaaTTAAGTAATGTTATAGCATCAGGAAGAGCACCTGCCCACGACCATGTGTGAGACATCTGATAAGCAAAGATGCAGTAAATCGAGACCCTGCAATAAAGACGTGATAAATGTGATGAAAATGAAATAAGAGAGTGTTTTTATTGATACCCATTTTGATCATTATTACAGTGAAAGTGTACTGTGACATCCTGATTTAGAAACAACCACCAGGAGGTTATACTTACTGGAACACAAGTTTTTGTAGGAAGTTATTCTGATAAACTGTTTTCATGGTGTCAAGCAAGTAACACTATGCTGACTGGGTGGGTTTGGTTTTCTCAATCCTTATTCTTGGGAGAAGATCAACAACTTCTGTCTGCAATTTTCTGCAGTCTACATACTAATTCTCACAATTCTAGAATAAAAGAGTTGTTaggaaatttcagaaaaataagaAGGAAGAAGTGTTAatcctaaataaatattatttcttttaaactGTCATAGTCTTGTATATTGCACATGCTTCAACATTACCCATAGCTAGCACTTAAATTTGGAATTAAATTATCAGACAATAGCAGTTaacatagaaaaaaatatttctaaaaaaatatgATGTTTGTTTCAGTGCTCGTCCTGTGAGATTCGGAATCCCTCTGCCATGTACAATGGAAAATAAGGAGAACACAAGGCCATATGTGATAAGAGAGGATGGTGATGGACCAGTCCTTTATCGAGAAGATGCTGACAGTGATGAGGAAAGTATGTGATATGCTTCATGTTAAAATGAAAAGTAAAGTTATAAAAGTAAATTTGTGTTATTACTTTTTctaatattgtttgacatttgtgTGGAAATAAAACAGCATATGTGTGTAATTAACAAAGCATGGATTAATATAGCTGGGTAAAGAACTTAATCTCATTGTTTCTGTAGTGTAATTTATTATCCGTCACGTGAAAATatgtatcaaaaaataaaaaaagcttatTGTCATAATATTGTGCACCTCTTTAAGTTTctataaatttttaataatttctgaatttttgtTATACATTAGTAATCCAACAATAACATATTGCGTTTTGTTACAGTTTTATACTGAAAAACATTATTTCAGAATCGCAAGGCATCTGTGATTCAGTGCAGAACACAGCAGAGCTCTTTTTAATTAGTcactgtgtgtttttgtttttataattaaatCCACACTATTTTCACAATCATTGAACTATCCTGTATTTTGGTTTTAGGAGGGTTGGTTTAGAACCCTTGCAGCTTGAGGCTATTCGATAGGGAAATCTTTTACACTTGTTGTTTTGTGGCAGTGAAGCAATTGCCCATTTAGATGTGTCTCCTATGCTGTCAGAAATCCCTCTTCAGTTGATTCTCTAATTTTCTCTTTAGACTCCTCCATGTGAGTCACAATATAGACCACAATTACATTATCATTCATGTTATGTGATGGTTGGAGGCTTTTGGAAAGGACGTATTTTGCGAACATTAGAACATTTGTATGTAAGGACTGCTTGAGATAAATTTTCTTCTGTTCAACTGCATTTTGAGAAAGGGTTGATTAAAGATTGTTGAAGGAAAATGCAACCAGCCACAACATTGTTGCACAACATAGAAATATTTCCAATGCAGTTGGGAAAAAATAAATACAGTGACTCCATTAATACAGAACTCATAATGGTAGGCAGTAATGTCAGTGCTGGTTGACCatactgtaatttatttttatttgtttaaaatactgTCTCACATTTAACACTGCTAGTTAAGTGATGCTGTTTTGTGTGATATCTAATAAATAGTACTCGGTGTTGACATGCTCCTAGTTCAGCATTGTATATAGCAATCTTAATTTCCAGTAGTAATTTTAATCATTGCTTGCAACTTCAGTTTTATTGTCCTTAATGATCAACttaacagattttgaaaaaaatgcagatggaACTAATAAGGGATTTTGCCATGAAAAATATTAATTGGCAGTAGAAAATGGATATGACACAATAAAAGTTGCAGCATCTCATCTTAGAGTAAAGATTTCTTTAAAACTCTTATAGGCATAGTGAGGAAGACACTGAATAAAGTTCCTGCAAAGAATTATTACTTcttaatcaaaattattattgttgaATACATACTATAAACTTGCACAGATAATGATCATGCATCAAAAATGCAGATTATGGAATTTTACTTGCACTAAAATGTTTCTTGCTTTATCATATAGCAATAAAGAAACTCAAACATATACCATGATTTTACAGTTGTTCTTACATAAGATAAAAACATTTTCACTCCTGTAAAGGTCGCCTTGCTGCTAAGATTGCACGGAAAGATAGTTTGGCTCTGAAACTTGCTTTGCGGCCCAACAGGCAAGAACTGATTGCTCGCAACATAATTCACGAAGAAAGTGAAAATGAACGAATGGAGACAAAGGAAGCAATTGGTGCACGGCTGATAAGGTGTGTTATACTTCAAATAATGTTCTGTATAATATGTTACTTTATGCATTTAAGTAATCAGTGTTTACTCAGTTTTATTCAAACACAGCTGTCATAAAAGGTTTTAAAATGTGAATTTTTAGTGTGTCACCAacgaagaaagaaatgaaatcttGACTCGATATAAATGTATCAGGGGtttcttattctgaaatactgTAAAACTATAGAAATAGATTGCATCCACTTAACACAAGATATTGTAACCACCTTAACATACACAAACTGATGACAGATATCAAGGTATCAGAACAGATTGATCATTTGAGTTTGGAAACAGATACGAATTCAAGTGAAGTTGTGTAGAAAATTTGATAAAAAGACAAAATCCGTACAAGgcagaaacaaaatttcaaaactaaTTCTGTCATTTGATTTCTCTCTTGTGCTGTGAAAAATTTTAGATTCACTGATCCaactattcatatttttatttctatcTTATCCCTTTATGtttcttgttctctattaaaaaagaacaaacattactttatgaaaaacaGATATCTAGTAGCAGCTTACTTTGTGTTATTGTGTGTTTGATAATTTTCTACATCTCTGTCATCGGAAGCCTTTTTGTGTCTCTTTACAGCATgttttaaatttctgtaaatttgaAATATTTGTAGGCTTAAGTGACCTTttttatgctctctctctctctctctctctctctctctctctctctctctctctctctctctcatctctctctctctctctctctctctctctctctctctctctctcctcagtttgtttgtttgtttgtttagggCAAATAGTAAGATAAAAAAATCTAATGAAGTATGTATATTTAAACATTTGACAGGCGGCTGAGCATGCGACCAACACAAGAAGAattggaagaaaggaatatatTAAAAAGTAAGTATTTTCTACAGTGACTGAATGCTGCTTTCAAAGAAATGTCTGGAGCATTCTGTTTTTCTTAGCCATGTGAAATTATTCTTTAGATATTTTGTTGCTTGTCATACTGCAACACACAGCTCCAAATAATCAGATGTTCAGTAGTTCATCTCCATAAGTGCAGATCACTcacattcattattttttattcatatctCTGCTGTGATATACAGTGAGGAAGCAAAAACTCATGAAATACTAGTTTAAAAAAGtctatactttttttatttttatctttggaAATTATGGGGACATTGCTCATAtatgaggaaatattgaagaaaGTATTACGcagaaaaatttctgtgaaaattGAGTAATTTGCATCGATAAAGCCTAGAGAATTGTGAAGAACGTGTAAAAAGGTAGCCAAACATCAATAAACAGAGCATAAAATGCAAGTCAAGTTGAAATTTGTTTCCAGGATAATGTGCAAAGGTTGGTGGAAGAAAAGCATGAAAATAAAACCAAGTGCTTGAAGTTAGCTAACACTTATTTTTCTAGCATTTTGATCTGTTGATGAATAAGTCAATTTCTACTGTTGTATTCCTGATTCAGACTCTGAAAGTAAAAGCTAATGTTTTAGGGCAAGAATAAGTATCTTAGCTCTCCAATGCAAACTGTAATTCAGTATCCATAGTCTGCTTATATAAAGTGCTCTTAGAAtccaaataatttaggagtaagggTGACAGTTCACTGAATAATAGAAGTATTGATAGGAATAAATGCCTCTATAATACTGTGAATTAGCATCATCAGTCCTAATTTATTTACATACTATCAGTCTCTTATTTAAAATAAATAGCCCATTGCATATGTATGTTTTCTCTTACTGTTTAGAGTAACATTTGATATATGTAGCCTGTGTACCCAACAGGTGccaaataaacagtttactttgaaCAGTATTTTTACGTACATAAGCTTCATTGCAGAGATCATTATTGCAATCCACTGAATTTATGTtaagatgtttactgattttgTAATTTAATCAAACCAAAATATGTTTCTCTCTTTGTATCCAACCTAAACATGTGAGATCCATACTAATGCTAGAAATTGGAAAGTAACTTGGCTGTTACATTTTCGTGACAAAACCACTGAACTGATTTCAGTGAAATTTGGTATGGGTATAGCtggaaccctgaggaagaacataggctactttagaaagtacgTATATTTAAAAGTGGTGAAGTAGTGAATGAGGGTAACTTCTgttttacatcagtgaacataaatTACACTGAAAAACTACTAAACTTGTTGCGTAATGTACACATTGCATAAAATATAGCTAGCTCATTGTTCTGCATAGGGGGaggaaggagagggaggaggagggttGGCCCTCATTACAAACTATGCTTACCCAAACAGGCAAAAatgtgagggcagctgatgttattacATGTACAATGGTTTAGTTATTCAATGTCACTCATCACAACTAATGATATGTGGCCACAGCTGCAGGTAACAGCtagtgttttttatatttttgtgaaagCACTTGTGAAAATCTATGTTTTCATGTATTTTAATAAACTTTTCGATGTTGTAATAATCAGCATCACCAGAAACATGAGATTTCACTTCCATGTGTGACACTCTTCTAAGAGACAAAGGAATACCTCCTTATGGTTTATGTGTAATGTAAGTGTGCTTAACATAATATTAAATGTTATTCATTTACCCACTGTATTGGAACATAGAACAAAAACAGGGAGAAAAACTGAGAGTTGTTAATCCAAAGGCATCACGCTTACTTGTCAAAAGCATATTTTCAAATGCTGTTAAATTAAATGATGATATCTGAAGAGAGTTGGTCAGGAAAGAACTCTTGGCAAATCTCATGCCAGAACAATGGATATGTTAGTGGAGCAAGAGATAACACATCCAGAAATGTTTATTTGGCATTAGTACAAGCAACAGAGCATAAGAAGTTATAGGGGCAGGATACGATTAGAATGCGTAAACCAGATTAGCTAGGATTTTGAGTCTGGTTaatatgcagagatgaagataaTAGAACAAAATGGGATCGAATGGATGATACCGAATCAAATGTCTGATGACATTAAAAAAAGAGTACTGGAATATGTATGTAGAGCTCAGTCTTTATACTACAGATACAGATTGTAGAAGTTAACTAGGTATAACTAGTAACACACTCTTTTCTTCCTAGCTGTCAAGCAGTAACAAAAAGCATCTTTCTTGGAATTAAATTAATATCATTCTTCATCTctcattaaaattaaataacaatCTGATTTTAATATTTGAAGAGGTTACTGAGTTTTCACAATGGCAAaaactgaacatttaaagtaaaacATAAAGTATTTATCTTGGTAACTGTACAGAAAAGAGCAATGTAACAAGCTTAGTATTTGTCTCTAACTTGTATTTATATTCTTGTACAGAACAAAGTGCAGCTGAGGAAAAGaagatgaaagaagaaaagaagaggatgctTCTGCGAAAGCTTAGTTtcaggccgacagttgaagagctcaAGGAGAAAAAGGTTATTCTAATTTCCATTGTTATCTTTTACTGTTTATGTTATGTTTCATAGTGTATGCTACCATTCAAACATTCCTTTTGTAGTAAATTATATTTGCAATATATTATCACTTTTACATGGTACAGCTCATTTACAAATGAGCTAGGCAGGATTTATATATTGATTAACTGATCTACTAAAATTGTTCATCAAGCTGTATGCAGTCCATTTCATGATCACAACAAGTGCCCattgacacacattcaacaaaACTCTCAGTATTCCTATATTCAATTAAGAGTTAAATTTTGATCAGTTGCAGACCTTCTCAGATATGTATGATAATAACTCTTACTCAGTTTCATGTTGCTTGAAGTTTGTTTACTGTTTTCATTAATTTGGCATATGACTCACAAACTGCTTTCGTCCCCACTCCACAAGGTAATttgattaataaaaaaaatcatgatGTGTGCACAGGGCACAATCATTTAATAGCTTGAATGGTTTGTTAATAATTATGATGAAACATACCAAAATTCAAATACTAAAATTAGAAGGTTCGTTACTCTCAAAGAAATCTATTTTCTATAAAAAAACATTGTCCTTCCAACAAGTGATTGTTTGAAAGACAGACTGCAAGACATAGAACATAAAACATTGACCATTAATATCAAATCCTGACTTTCATTACTTGAAAGTAGTATGAAGATGCAGAATATCTCTTAAACAATTGCAACTCCATGTAGAAATGTCAACAATTtaggaaaatatagattgctacttaccggaAAGATGAACATCAAGTTGCAGGCAGGCATGATTAagtcacttacacataagctttcagccacagccttcatcagaaaaagaaaaagacacaCCGTTCATTCTCAGAAGCAAGCACATCTCAAGCACAGATACATGATCACCACCTCTCGCAGCTCAGGCTTGAATACCAGGTAGTAgcaatctaccgggtgatcaaaaagtcagtataaatttgaaaactgaataaatcatggaataatgtagatagagaggtacaagttgacacacatgcttggaatgacatggggttttattagaaccaaaaaaatatgaatgttcaaaaaatgtctgacagttggtgcttcatctgatcagaatagcaataattagcataacaaagtaagacaaagcagagatgatgttctttacaggaaatgctcaatatgtccaccatcattcctcaacaatagctgtagccacggaataatgttgtgaacagcatgtccggagttatggtgaggcattggcgtcggatgttgctttcagcatccctagagatgtcggtcgatcatgatacacttgcaacttcaagtaaccccaaagccaataatcacatggactgaggtctggggacctgggaggccaagcatgacgaaagtggcggctgagcacacgatcatcaccaaacgacgcgcgcaagagatctttcacgcgtctagcataacttggttcttttggttctaataaaacttcatgtgattccaagcatgtgtgtcaatttttacctctctatctacattattccatggtttctaaaattttcaaatttatactgactttttgatcacccagtatcttttcctacattgtagaaTATCCCTTAAGATTCATCAGAAGATTAATGATACTTTTCTCCACTTTGTAGCAGCATATTACCTGCTCATCTACACCAAATTCCATTGTTAAAATCACGAATGTACAGAGTGGCTGGTAAGATGAAACAGATTTCAGTTAATACACAAAGACAGCAAGAAGCAGCTGAACCAGAAAATTTATCATTATGGTTTATGCTGTCTTGAAGTTACTTATTCTAACATTTCGACATGTAATTAATAGCTCCACATTCTTATTTAATGGGATAAGTGTTGTTGACACTTTTTATGGGCTTTCAATAGACAGGCTGTCATTCTAATGTTTGACAGACATGTATTGGTTCCACATTATCCTACCTCTATATTCTGGTATCTGTGTAGATTGGTTACTATTCCTGCTTTCcagtaattttagttttgaaatggaagaagatgtagtacTCTGAAGCCAAGTGAAACGTGCAAGTAATTTCTGTTATGCCATTAATGGATCAACCTGATATGCATCTGAAAGTAACTATTTTAAGTATGGGCTACTAGGAGTTTGCAGGACTCCATTTTAACTCTGTAGTTGTACTTCACAGTTTCATTTGATATTAATATGTGTAGAAGTTTCTTGCACCCTGCAgagatttttctttatttcattcttTTGAATATATCCACCTGAGATAAGTGCCAATTAAGAAGAAAACTTTATGCACGCTTTTCCTCGCAGCACTCCTATACTTCCTTTAGGACCGATAACATAGAAGGTATAGAGGCTCTGAAGTTGAGAAAACCAGGATTAATTCTTAAACGCCTTGCAGGAGGTCAAGAACAAAGTAGTGAAGTGTGAGACATAACGTGAATCAGATTATTGAGCATTTGTGAATGAATGTCACTATGAATATAAAATAACATAACATGAAATATTCTTATTGCACAGTGGATATAAAGTTATTGATGTTGTATGGGATTCAGTATTTTGTGTGAAGGATTGGACTAAGTTAAAGATTTGTGTACATTTTGTTGCAGATCATTCGATTTAATGATTACATTGAAGTAACACAGGCACACGAATATGACAGGAGGGCAGATAAACCATGGACTCGCCTCACACCTAAGGATAAGGCTGCCATCCGTAAGGAACTCAATGAGTTCAAAAGTTCTGAAATGGAAGTGCACGAAGAAAGCCGTCACCTCACAAGGTAACacttaaaatcttatgtttattgtaTCATTTATGCCAGTGTTTCCTTTTGATGTAATTTAAACGTAATTTCATTAATCCAAATGGCAGTGACACAATTGTAACCAAGATCTTGGGGGTGTAAAAAACTTGAGCTTCTAAATCATTGCAACCAAAAGATACTGTTGTCTGTAAATACCTGTttttaaagttgaaatttatacctaTCTTCCCTTGGtggggtaaataatttaagcttctaagtcaatgcactcaaaagGTACAGCcacatatgtcacatattttgatacttgcaaactcactcatcaaactcTATAGATTAGCTATCTATTTACATGTCGGGCCTGGTGGTTTTTCAGTACAGCACATGCCTGGAAAATGATAGGTCGCAGGATTGAATCTCAATCGGACAATtaatttttcagtcttcattttaaccTGGCCTTCACCTCTCTGATGTGAGGAGTTTCCATAAACGTGGttcagattccatgttaaactgtaggttctcTTTCCTCAGTTGGATGACTGAGGTTTGTTAGGGACACACAGGTTGCCAAAGTGGCATCCAGTAGAAAGACTTTTGCTAGGCCacagaaccacacaaaattatcatTATTAACTATGTACATGATTAAGTGTGTACAAAAGCCTTAGAATGAAAGTCCTACTCACACTTGTCCAGACTTTACTCACTGATACACAGTAAATAAAATTTCCTGATTGTGTGAAAATAGTATTATGTTATTGAGTTATAGCAGAAGTCTATGTAATAAGAAACGAGAGCTGCTCAAGTGTGTGTTGTGCTAGCTTAATACACAGGAAATTGTGCCAGACCCAGATTGAATCCATGTGTACTGGGTTATTGGTCAttggcctgaaacttcctggcagattaaaactgtgtgtcggaccaagactcgaactcgggacctttgcctttcacgggcaagtgctcttccaactgagctacccaaacatgactcacgccctgtcctcacagcttgacttctgccagtacctcgtctcctaccttccaaactttacagaagctctcctgcgaactttgcagaactagcactcccgaaagaaaggatattgcggagacatggctttgccacagcctgggggtgtttccagaatgagattttcactgtgcagtggagtgtgcactgatatgaaacttcctggcagattaaaactgtgtgctggaccgagatcagcgcacactctgctgcagagtgaaaatctcattctgatcattTGCCTGGTACACCATCCAGCTCAAGTGTGATTTTTAGGTAGTTTCTCAGACATGTTTAGGCAGATGCCTGGCCGGTCCTCAAtctgcagttcagaaaagatgATAAACAAACTGTTAAAACACTATAACACATGGCACAAAGATTATGTAGTTTGCAGACAGATAGCACACATGACCTTCATAAATAATTGCCAGGTCATGAAATAATAGTCTGTGCCACAGGTAATTATATGGAAGCAAATGAATTTTCTCTCTTTCATGGTTAATAATTTTGGAACCATGAGTATCTGTAGAAGAAATTATTTTTCTATAATGTCACATAGTTGAAATATTAAATTGATTGAAATTAAGTTTTGAAGAACAATATATATGCAAATCAGTTCTTAAACTCTATTAACAACACATATTGTATAGGGAAAGTTGTCTAATACTAATATTGTTTGACTGCCTGTATGCTCCATTCACAGATTTTTGtggataaaaaaattgaaaaagtatgctcgtctacattttatatttagtTGTTCATTCTTGACACCAGCCTCACTGACGTGTTAGTTTCATGTTACAAGACCCCTTTTACTCAtatactttcctttcatttctctccttttaACTCAATGagaaaaaacaatttgtttcaaagaCATGAATTCTTTAATCTGTAAAGTGTGTTGCTGTGTACTTGATGAGTATGGTCCTCTACGTATTTCTTTTCTAGTTTACACTGTTTATTTGAGAGAGTGCTTGGATATTGGAGCGTATAATCGgatttactgtttttatttcaggTTCCATAGGCCATGACGACAGCAACGTATAGGCAAGGAAATCCACTGGGCCAGTGTCATTCAGGGGCCGCTCATGAAGAGTGTACTTGTGATAGTGATGCTGCAATATAGTGTTACGTCCAAGCTGACTGACTTTTACACTCTCATCCTGGCCAGAAGTGATCCTTTTTTCATATGAAAATGAATCACATCTGTTACATATTGATTAATTTCATATTATTAGAGCAAATTTGTgtgtaagaaacaaattttaatatctCGTCTGTAAATAATGTAAAATTACCTTTGCAGCCATTTCTCGCAGGGATGGCTTCTGGACTCAGTAGTGCATTTTTTGGCACAACTCTTTAAGGGAAAGAAAGTAATGGTTACCCACCAAATCTTTGTAGATCAGTAAATTTCAGAAGTGGAGATGAGTCTGCAGTTTTGTTTTGCCTGGTTGTGTAGCTGTGGGTGTTCATGGCTGCAGTTATGCTGAATGTAGTTCATGAGATAATTGCCTTAGAAAATTGATTGTTTCTATTAAGCCTGTCTAAAATGGCAACTGTATTTATTACTGTTTTTGTAGATAACAATGATCAAGTCTTAACCCTGTGGTTTCTCAGAGTATTAGAGAAATCATTATGAAAGTTTTATGTCACTACCAACTTTCTCGGGacatgaacaaattatttttaattattccaGTTTTCTTTATATATTGAGTTATTAAATGATATGTGAATGCACTTAGTCTTGTTATTAAATAAAACTATATATTTCCTGATGAACATTGTGCATGTAGGATATTCCCAGAAAAAAATATCAGTGTCTGGCTGGTTGCACCATTGccctgtaattaaaaataaaattcaatctATGTTTTTAAACAATTTGTGAGAGAGGTGTATTTGAGTGTATTGTTGCAATATTACTGCTAGAAACTGAAGTTTTAACACTTGATTTATCTTTCAAGTGATTTTTTGATAAAGTTCTTCTGTAGTGTACATCAATATTCATTATGAAGTCAGTAAATCCTCCtaatagttattcttttattttgtgatttattaCTCGACATATTACCCTAAACATAAGAAAATCTGCATTAAGTAGTTTTTCAGAATCAGAACtgctgaaaaattatgaaaatttataatGATCTCACTCAACGTATGTTACCAGTAGTTAACTATTATCCCTTTGAATATGGCTACTATAACCATGATATGATTTTTCATTCTTACCAGTGACATTGCAACTGTACATCCTGACAGCTTTTGTTTTATTAGCAGttaacaattacaaataataaaaacagaagTTAATATTAAACAACCAAAAATGGAAAAAGGGGGAAATTACTCACttggtttgaaaacagaataaTGATGGTAACCAATGTTGTACCAGCAACAAAAAGAACTACCTTTTCAGATATAAAATATGGGTGGTGTAGATGAAGTAAACAGAACACGTTAGCAAGAAACTATTGAGTCTGAGGAGTGTTTAAGTCTATACAGCTGAGAAAGTTGGAGGTTTTACAAGTGTCATATACTAGAGCACTGCTTGCTAGTAATAATTACaagaatgtcaatgtgaatgtgaatttcAGCGATCCCTTAGTGAAACAATTAAGAACTTCATTGTATGTAAAGTAGATTAACAGAATCAAAGTAATAATTTCATgaatgaaatgaaagacaaataacAACAGACAAATTTAAGGGAAGGAGAATTGGGAGAAAGAAGGGAAGATAAGGGAGAAAATTGACAAGTAGCT
This region includes:
- the LOC126183783 gene encoding phosphatase and actin regulator 2-like encodes the protein MPTGPGDRPAPLTLSELPEPPIPVSEIGPIPPPPMFSSSPQPPPTSVGMPVPTFLFDDQDEGSCCDEGEDEDDEGDEDDAHYLFRVPQPDPSIDTTRVEEIPAKEPKFHAVPLKSALKKKGSGGSNTGGSGPGTPQNTPTQESRPLTLRQDHTSFKRPSSRPRTRISARPVRFGIPLPCTMENKENTRPYVIREDGDGPVLYREDADSDEESRLAAKIARKDSLALKLALRPNRQELIARNIIHEESENERMETKEAIGARLIRRLSMRPTQEELEERNILKKQSAAEEKKMKEEKKRMLLRKLSFRPTVEELKEKKIIRFNDYIEVTQAHEYDRRADKPWTRLTPKDKAAIRKELNEFKSSEMEVHEESRHLTRFHRP